The following are encoded together in the Leucoraja erinacea ecotype New England chromosome 13, Leri_hhj_1, whole genome shotgun sequence genome:
- the LOC129702653 gene encoding TLR adapter interacting with SLC15A4 on the lysosome-like, with the protein MLSEGFICGIPYWKEYQRESRSEQSQPRYDDMSHELRSVNDLLECPHSDSSNAALSLLERCKSFGRSFRSSGREKKVTPLLQVSKVTPIPRQASLVVDIPGSSGVSNKDTYFVPSCCKSICDNYNDLQIAGDHVLPIDSETSGLTSQSSHEANMGPFLYSLEIPSSESPKLSELTNKPSNGDTSCWRSSSAKYKSIIQHSQPLTNSVLNDYLEQKVLELYKQYIMDSMVNSASPTKIMESELIMNNVDQISMQISREQNMETTKAKDIVINCLLRLASEIQSNEFSTPNLQISS; encoded by the coding sequence ATGTTAAGTGAAGGCTTCATCTGCGGAATTCCTTACTGGAAAGAATACCAAAGGGAAAGCAGGAGTGAGCAGAGTCAACCAAGGTATGATGACATGTCACATGAGTTGAGGTCAGTCAATGACCTTCTGGAGTGCCCTCATTCTGATTCATCAAATGCGGCTCTGTCACTTCTTGAAAGGTGCAAGTCCTTCGGCAGATCATTCAGATCGAGTGGACGGGAAAAGAAGGTGACACCATTGTTACAGGTCTCCAAGGTGACTCCCATTCCCAGGCAGGCATCTCTGGTTGTGGACATCCCAGGAAGTTCTGGTGTGAGCAACAAGGATACCTATTTTGTCCCCTCCTGTTGCAAAAGCATTTGTGACAATTACAATGACCTGCAGATCGCTGGAGATCACGTCTTGCCAATTGATTCAGAGACGTCAGGCCTGACATCCCAAAGCAGCCATGAAGCAAATATGGGTCCAttcttgtattcgctggaaattCCTTCGTCAGAGTCTCCTAAACTGTCGGAGTTGACAAACAAGCCATCCAATGGTGACACATCTTGTTGGCGCAGCAGCAGTGCTAAATACAAAAGCATCATCCAACACTCTCAACCCCTCACCAACTCGGTCCTCAACGACTATCTCGAGCAGAAGGTTCTCGAACTCTACAAGCAGTACATAATGGACAGCATGGTGAACAGTGCATCACCAACAAAAATAATGGAATCAGAGCTGATAATGAACAACGTTGACCAAATTAGCATGCAGATATCACGAGAGCAGAACATGGAAACTACCAAAGCCAAGGACATTGTTATCAACTGCCTGCTGCGACTTGCAAGTGAAATTCAATCAAATGAGTTTAGTACGCCAAATTTACAGATATCTTCATGA